In Juglans microcarpa x Juglans regia isolate MS1-56 chromosome 8D, Jm3101_v1.0, whole genome shotgun sequence, the following are encoded in one genomic region:
- the LOC121242832 gene encoding pollen receptor-like kinase 1 has protein sequence MYRAMNWRVQFQIALSGMDSSSFSGNLELCGKPMGNCDKCSIPSILVIVILATMATVGINIVVFINHKRQPSLLTKAPVQPSNLQKKSGIKASSESGKDSTNCSGNTKKVAGVKLTFVRGDREKFDMQELLKASAEILGSGSFGSSYKAALHNGQVMVVKRFKQMNNLGKKEFQEHMSKLGRLRHPNLLPLVAYYYRKEEKL, from the exons atgtatcgGGCAATGAATTGGAGGGTCCAATTCCAAATAGCCTTAAGTGGGATGGATTCAAGCTCCTTCTCTG GAAATTTAGAGCTATGTGGAAAGCCTATGGGTAATTGTGACAAATGCTCAATTCCAAGTATCCTAGTGATTGTTATACTTGCAACGATGGCAACAGTCGGCATAAATATAGTGGTCTTCATCAACCACAAGAGGCAACCATCTTTATTGACAAAGGCTCCAGTACAGCCATCAAACTTGCAAAAGAAATCAGGCATAAAGGCATCGAGCGAATCAGGGAAAGACTCAACAAACTGCAGTGGAAATACCAAGAAGGTTGCGGGTGTGAAGCTGACCTTTGTCAGGGGAGATAGGGAGAAGTTTGATATGCAGGAATTGCTTAAAGCCTCAGCTGAGATATTGGGCAGTGGATCCTTTGGGTCTTCTTACAAGGCTGCCTTGCACAATGGACAGGTGATGGTTGTGAAGCGGTTCAAACAAATGAATAATTTGGGGAAAAAGGAGTTTCAAGAGCATATGAGCAAGCTAGGGAGGTTGAGACACCCAAATCTGCTTCCTCTGGTGGCTTACTACTATAGGAAAGAAGAGAAGCTCTAG